Proteins encoded within one genomic window of Micromonospora halotolerans:
- a CDS encoding YqjF family protein — protein sequence MDIEPVDCAPVRAFPRAWLRQRWRDLTFLHWAVAPEVVAPLLPAGTRPDTLDGVSYVGLIGFRMVGLGLGRGPGVPYFGTFWETNVRLYSVDGTGRRAVVFRSLDASRLVPVLVAQLSLRLPYKWSAMRLERDGDRLTYRCRRRWPGPAGASSRMAVRVGEPIADPTPLEHFLTARWGLHTRAYGRTVHLPNWHPRWPLHRAELLHLDDELVTAAGLPPPAGPPVSVLYSPGIPVVFGGPARLG from the coding sequence GTGGATATCGAGCCGGTCGACTGCGCGCCCGTCCGGGCGTTCCCGCGCGCCTGGCTGCGGCAGCGCTGGCGGGATCTCACCTTCCTGCACTGGGCGGTCGCGCCGGAGGTCGTCGCGCCGCTGCTGCCGGCCGGCACCCGCCCGGACACGCTCGACGGGGTCAGCTACGTCGGGCTGATCGGGTTCCGGATGGTCGGGCTCGGTCTCGGGCGGGGACCGGGCGTGCCGTACTTCGGCACGTTCTGGGAGACCAACGTCCGGCTGTATTCCGTCGACGGCACGGGGCGGCGCGCGGTCGTGTTCCGCTCGCTCGACGCGTCCCGGCTGGTGCCGGTGCTGGTCGCGCAGCTGAGCCTGCGGCTGCCGTACAAGTGGTCGGCCATGCGGCTGGAGCGGGACGGGGACCGCCTCACCTACCGCTGCCGGCGCCGCTGGCCCGGCCCGGCCGGGGCGTCGAGCCGGATGGCGGTCCGGGTCGGTGAGCCCATCGCCGACCCGACGCCGCTGGAGCACTTCCTCACCGCCCGCTGGGGCCTGCACACCCGGGCGTACGGGCGCACCGTGCACCTGCCGAACTGGCATCCCCGGTGGCCGTTGCACCGGGCCGAGCTGCTGCACCTGGACGACGAGCTGGTCACCGCCGCCGGGTTGCCGCCGCCGGCCGGGCCGCCGGTGAGCGTCCTCTACTCCCCCGGCATCCCGGTCGTGTTCGGCGGCCCGGCGCGACTGGGCTGA
- the yidD gene encoding membrane protein insertion efficiency factor YidD has translation MRKRRHKKKDRDWCNCDLPDCDGPGCCDLGLFSLLLTLGSVAAGVVRRPAVDRAGRAAILGYRRWLSHRWPAQCRYTPTCSAYGLAAVERYGLAVGGRLAAERVRRCRPDVPHGTHDPLR, from the coding sequence ATGCGGAAGCGACGCCACAAGAAGAAGGACCGGGACTGGTGCAACTGCGACCTGCCCGACTGTGACGGCCCCGGCTGCTGCGACCTCGGCCTCTTCTCGCTGCTGCTGACCCTCGGCTCGGTCGCCGCCGGTGTCGTGCGCCGGCCCGCCGTGGACCGCGCCGGCCGCGCCGCCATCCTCGGCTACCGGCGTTGGCTGTCGCACCGCTGGCCCGCCCAGTGCCGCTATACCCCCACGTGCAGCGCCTACGGCCTGGCGGCGGTGGAGAGGTACGGCCTCGCGGTGGGTGGGCGACTGGCCGCCGAGCGGGTGCGCCGGTGCCGGCCCGACGTCCCGCACGGCACCCACGACCCGTTGCGCTGA
- a CDS encoding YciI family protein codes for MRFMMMHKLDEAVPGNFEPTPEFMKSMGAYMEEVAKAGILVAAEGLCKSSEESARITATKGKKTVTDGPFTETKELIAGFGLVEVRSKEEAVEWAKRFVDVFTEHGIDVEVDVRRVSEGPHEG; via the coding sequence ATGCGATTCATGATGATGCACAAGCTGGACGAGGCCGTCCCCGGCAACTTCGAGCCGACCCCGGAGTTCATGAAGTCGATGGGCGCCTACATGGAGGAGGTCGCGAAGGCCGGCATCCTGGTGGCCGCCGAGGGGCTGTGCAAGAGCAGCGAGGAGTCCGCGCGGATCACCGCGACCAAGGGGAAGAAGACCGTCACCGACGGGCCGTTCACCGAGACCAAGGAGCTGATCGCCGGCTTCGGGCTGGTCGAGGTCCGGTCCAAGGAGGAGGCGGTCGAGTGGGCGAAGCGGTTCGTCGACGTCTTCACCGAGCACGGCATCGACGTCGAGGTGGACGTGCGGCGGGTCAGTGAGGGACCTCACGAGGGCTGA
- a CDS encoding FtsX-like permease family protein — translation MIRFAIRLSLAGGREAATRLVVIAAAVALGVGMLLTTLAGMNAVDAQNQRYAWLNTAVAPASADPSAEPMWWLVREDYFHGRSIGRVEVAATGPDAPVPPGIPELPGPGQFYVSPALGELLRATPAAELGDRFPGRDVGTIGREALPSPDSLLIVIGRTPADLEQLGARKVTQIMTTSPSVCSRGCYVGINHDGMALVLSIVAAALLFPVLIFIGTATRLAATRREQRFAAMRLIGATPRQISLISAVESTLAAVAGTLAGFGLFLAARPGIAAIPFTGEPFFTSDLSLTAVDVLAVALGIPLGAVVASWLALRRVQISPLGVARRVTPKPPRAWRLIPLVAGLVELAYFVGRRPHTTNGQLTAYLSGFLLILVGLVLAGPWLTMAGARVLAGRASRPAALIAGRRLADNPRAGFRSVSGLIVALFVTSVATGIITTYVANRGEPRTDSVAATSLSLSFPHEDGPAPTADQIPAGLATIPGVRSVTLVRANPVDTPPPLKVNGTESPAYRWWWPGVITCAELDRLAVFGSCPAGARVVAVADDLIGERAWDLTNDSYVWAAADLDPAQVERQPIRSVVVNTTSRAAFEQARTMLINAFPAMRFPNSIAEWESDSARLMIQFQQLANVIMLASLPIAGCSLAVSVAGGLSDRKRPFSMLRLTGVQLRTLRGVVALETVVPLLLVAAVAIGMGFLAAHLFLRAQLGYTLLAPDGSFYLMVAGGLAVSLAIVASTLPLLRRITGPETARNE, via the coding sequence ATGATCCGGTTCGCGATCCGGCTGTCCCTGGCCGGCGGGCGCGAGGCCGCCACCCGGCTCGTCGTCATCGCCGCCGCCGTGGCGCTCGGCGTCGGCATGCTGCTCACCACGCTGGCCGGCATGAACGCGGTCGACGCGCAGAACCAGCGGTACGCCTGGCTCAACACCGCCGTCGCCCCGGCGTCGGCCGACCCGTCGGCGGAGCCGATGTGGTGGCTCGTCCGGGAGGACTACTTCCACGGCCGGTCCATCGGCCGGGTCGAGGTCGCGGCGACCGGGCCGGACGCGCCCGTCCCGCCGGGCATCCCGGAGTTGCCCGGGCCGGGCCAGTTCTACGTCTCGCCCGCCCTCGGTGAGCTGCTGCGCGCCACCCCGGCCGCGGAACTCGGCGACCGCTTCCCCGGCCGGGACGTCGGCACCATCGGCCGGGAGGCGCTGCCCTCGCCGGACTCGCTGCTGATCGTCATCGGCCGCACGCCGGCCGACCTGGAGCAGCTCGGAGCCCGCAAGGTCACCCAGATCATGACCACGTCACCGAGCGTGTGCAGCCGCGGCTGCTACGTCGGCATCAACCACGACGGCATGGCCCTCGTGCTGTCCATCGTCGCCGCCGCGCTGCTCTTCCCGGTGCTCATCTTCATCGGCACCGCGACCCGGCTGGCCGCGACCCGGCGGGAACAGCGCTTCGCCGCCATGCGGCTGATCGGCGCCACCCCGCGACAGATCTCCCTCATCTCGGCCGTCGAGTCGACCCTCGCCGCCGTGGCCGGCACCCTCGCCGGGTTCGGCCTGTTCCTCGCGGCCCGGCCCGGCATCGCCGCGATCCCGTTCACCGGCGAGCCGTTCTTCACCAGCGACCTGTCGCTCACCGCCGTCGACGTGCTGGCCGTCGCGCTCGGCATCCCGCTCGGCGCCGTCGTGGCCTCCTGGCTGGCGCTGCGCCGGGTGCAGATCTCCCCGCTGGGCGTCGCGCGCCGGGTCACCCCGAAACCCCCGCGCGCCTGGCGGCTGATCCCGCTGGTCGCCGGGCTCGTCGAGCTGGCGTACTTCGTCGGCCGGCGCCCGCACACGACCAACGGGCAGCTCACCGCGTACCTCTCGGGGTTCCTGCTGATCCTGGTCGGGCTGGTGCTGGCCGGTCCGTGGCTGACCATGGCCGGCGCGCGGGTGCTGGCCGGGCGGGCGAGCCGGCCGGCGGCGCTCATCGCCGGGCGGCGCCTCGCCGACAACCCCCGGGCCGGCTTCCGGTCGGTCAGCGGGCTGATCGTGGCGCTCTTCGTGACCAGCGTCGCCACCGGCATCATCACCACCTACGTGGCCAACCGGGGCGAGCCGCGCACCGACTCGGTGGCCGCCACGTCCCTGTCTCTCTCGTTCCCGCACGAGGACGGCCCCGCACCGACCGCGGACCAGATCCCGGCCGGGCTCGCGACGATCCCGGGGGTACGCAGCGTGACCCTGGTCCGCGCCAATCCCGTCGACACACCACCCCCGCTCAAGGTGAACGGGACGGAATCGCCCGCCTATCGATGGTGGTGGCCGGGCGTCATCACCTGCGCCGAGCTGGACCGGCTGGCGGTGTTCGGCAGCTGCCCCGCCGGCGCGCGGGTCGTGGCCGTGGCCGACGACCTGATCGGCGAGCGCGCGTGGGACCTGACCAACGACAGCTACGTCTGGGCGGCCGCCGACCTGGACCCGGCGCAGGTCGAGCGGCAACCGATCCGCTCGGTGGTCGTCAACACCACCAGCCGCGCCGCGTTCGAGCAGGCCCGGACCATGCTGATCAACGCGTTCCCGGCGATGCGGTTCCCGAACAGCATCGCCGAGTGGGAGTCGGACTCGGCACGGCTGATGATCCAGTTCCAGCAGCTGGCCAACGTGATCATGCTGGCCAGCCTGCCGATCGCGGGTTGCAGCCTGGCGGTGAGCGTGGCCGGCGGGCTGAGCGACCGGAAGCGGCCGTTCAGCATGCTGCGGCTCACCGGGGTGCAGCTACGCACGCTGCGGGGGGTGGTGGCGCTGGAGACCGTCGTGCCGCTGCTGCTCGTCGCGGCCGTGGCCATCGGGATGGGGTTCCTGGCGGCGCACCTGTTCCTGCGGGCGCAGCTCGGCTACACGCTGCTCGCGCCGGACGGGTCGTTCTACCTGATGGTCGCCGGTGGGCTGGCGGTGTCGCTGGCGATCGTCGCCTCGACGCTGCCGCTGCTGCGCCGGATCACCGGCCCGGAGACGGCCCGCAACGAGTAA
- a CDS encoding VOC family protein has translation MLDHFSVMVRDLLASAAFYDAVLAPLGGRRIMEPGPIGYGVDSPDFWLVPAPPEAGAPLEAHIAFTAPDRAVVQAFHDAAVAAGAEVLHAPRVWPEYHPTYFGAFVRDPDGNNVEAVCHRPE, from the coding sequence GTGCTCGACCATTTCTCCGTCATGGTGCGTGACCTGCTGGCCAGCGCGGCCTTCTACGACGCGGTGCTCGCCCCGCTGGGCGGTCGCCGGATCATGGAGCCGGGCCCGATCGGCTACGGGGTCGACAGTCCCGACTTCTGGCTGGTGCCCGCGCCCCCCGAGGCGGGCGCGCCGCTGGAGGCGCACATCGCCTTCACGGCCCCGGACCGGGCCGTCGTGCAGGCGTTCCACGACGCCGCGGTGGCGGCCGGCGCCGAGGTGCTGCACGCCCCGCGGGTGTGGCCGGAATACCACCCGACCTACTTCGGGGCGTTCGTCCGGGACCCGGACGGCAACAACGTCGAGGCGGTCTGCCACCGGCCGGAGTAG
- a CDS encoding alpha/beta fold hydrolase, producing MADLTGAVRAGPPVGREEAVAVFEGFADLDITTTGTTIHGRKGGAGPPVLLLHGMPETHLMWHRVAPRLAERFTVVATDLRGFGDSGAPPSAPDHAPYSMRSVAAEQVEVMRLLGYDRFAVVGHDRGGRCAYRMALDHPDAVSRLAVLDIVPTGDAFDRADRAFSLGFWLWSFLAAPEPVPERLVARAPEVIVDHMLDDLSEVPDAFPAAVRAEYVAKLGRPEAIHAICEQYRAAATLDYEHDRADRGRRRIGCPVLALWGHAGPVATWYQPLEVWRAWADQVEGGPVAAGHFLPEEAPDETLRHLLAFLA from the coding sequence ATGGCGGACCTGACCGGTGCGGTCCGGGCCGGGCCACCTGTGGGGCGCGAGGAGGCGGTTGCGGTGTTCGAGGGCTTCGCGGACCTGGACATCACCACCACCGGCACGACCATCCACGGACGCAAAGGTGGTGCTGGTCCGCCGGTGCTGCTGCTGCACGGCATGCCCGAGACGCACCTCATGTGGCACCGGGTGGCGCCGCGGCTCGCGGAGCGGTTCACCGTGGTCGCCACCGACCTGCGGGGCTTCGGCGACAGCGGCGCGCCGCCCAGCGCGCCGGACCACGCCCCGTACAGCATGCGGTCGGTGGCCGCCGAGCAGGTCGAGGTCATGCGCCTGCTGGGCTACGACCGGTTCGCCGTGGTGGGCCACGATCGGGGCGGGCGGTGCGCGTACCGGATGGCGCTGGACCATCCGGACGCGGTGAGCCGCCTCGCGGTGCTCGACATCGTGCCCACCGGCGACGCGTTCGACCGCGCCGACAGGGCCTTCAGCCTGGGCTTCTGGCTGTGGTCGTTCCTGGCCGCGCCCGAGCCGGTGCCGGAGCGGCTGGTCGCGCGGGCCCCGGAGGTCATCGTCGACCACATGCTCGACGACCTGTCGGAGGTGCCCGACGCCTTCCCCGCGGCGGTGCGGGCGGAATACGTGGCGAAGCTCGGCAGGCCGGAGGCGATCCACGCGATCTGCGAGCAGTACCGGGCCGCGGCGACCCTGGACTACGAGCACGACCGGGCCGACCGGGGCCGGCGGCGGATCGGCTGCCCGGTGCTGGCGCTCTGGGGGCACGCCGGCCCGGTGGCGACCTGGTACCAGCCCCTCGAGGTGTGGCGGGCCTGGGCGGATCAGGTCGAGGGCGGGCCGGTGGCGGCCGGGCACTTCCTGCCCGAGGAGGCGCCCGACGAGACACTGCGACACCTGCTGGCGTTCCTCGCCTGA
- a CDS encoding PPOX class F420-dependent oxidoreductase produces the protein MTAWVRGTAALLGAASLVVGVWALTRADSFSSAVNFPPHEHFVHDVGAFQLGIGATLLLALIWADAVAVALAGYVVGAAAHTVSHIVDADLGGSAAQTWLVLLSALLALAALVARLRQLGWVVGYVDPAPAPGWAPLVRQKTVVLTTFKRDGTAVPTAVSVAVAGERAYVRSFEKAWKTRRIRNNPHVTLAPSTALGKPTGAAVEAVARRLSGTEYRAASRALVRKHPLLHGVLVPLTHRFGRARTGRTVHFELTAR, from the coding sequence ATGACTGCATGGGTACGTGGCACGGCCGCCCTGCTCGGCGCGGCGTCACTGGTCGTCGGGGTGTGGGCGCTGACCCGGGCGGATTCGTTCAGCTCGGCGGTGAATTTCCCGCCGCACGAGCACTTCGTGCACGACGTCGGGGCGTTCCAGCTGGGCATCGGGGCGACCCTGCTGCTGGCGCTCATCTGGGCCGACGCCGTGGCGGTCGCGCTGGCCGGCTACGTCGTCGGCGCGGCGGCACACACCGTGTCGCACATCGTCGACGCCGACCTGGGCGGCAGCGCGGCCCAGACCTGGCTGGTCCTGCTGTCGGCACTCCTCGCGCTGGCCGCGCTGGTCGCCCGGCTGCGGCAGCTCGGCTGGGTGGTCGGGTACGTCGATCCCGCGCCGGCGCCCGGCTGGGCGCCGCTGGTGCGGCAGAAGACCGTGGTGCTCACGACGTTCAAGCGGGACGGGACCGCCGTGCCGACGGCCGTGAGCGTGGCGGTGGCGGGGGAGCGGGCGTACGTGCGCAGCTTCGAGAAGGCGTGGAAGACCCGGCGGATCCGCAACAACCCGCACGTGACGCTGGCACCGTCGACGGCCCTGGGCAAGCCGACCGGGGCGGCGGTCGAGGCGGTGGCGCGGCGGTTGAGCGGGACCGAGTACCGGGCGGCGAGCCGTGCGCTGGTCCGCAAGCACCCGCTGCTGCACGGCGTGCTCGTGCCGCTGACGCACCGGTTCGGGCGGGCGCGGACCGGCCGCACCGTGCACTTCGAGCTGACTGCACGCTGA
- a CDS encoding ABC transporter ATP-binding protein, producing the protein MTAVEARDVVLSFGETPALRGATVAVAPGEIVAIMGPSGSGKSTLLHCLAGILVPDTGEIHFDGRRIDTLNENQRSILRRDRFGFVFQSGQLVPELTAEENVALPLLLNGMKRAAALKEARPWFERLDLTGLERRRSGELSGGQAQRVALARGLVARPGALFADEPTGALDSLTGEQVMDLLVSSARDEGTTVVLVTHDARVAAYADRQVIVRDGKVNALVSA; encoded by the coding sequence ATGACGGCCGTCGAGGCACGGGACGTGGTGCTGTCCTTCGGAGAGACTCCGGCGCTGCGCGGGGCGACCGTCGCGGTGGCGCCGGGCGAGATCGTCGCCATCATGGGCCCGAGCGGCTCCGGGAAGTCCACCCTGCTGCACTGCCTGGCCGGGATCCTGGTGCCGGACACCGGCGAGATCCACTTCGACGGCCGTCGCATCGACACCCTCAACGAGAACCAGCGCAGCATCCTGCGCCGGGACCGGTTCGGCTTCGTGTTCCAGTCCGGGCAGCTCGTGCCGGAGCTGACCGCCGAGGAGAACGTCGCGCTGCCGCTGCTGCTCAACGGCATGAAGCGGGCCGCCGCGCTGAAGGAGGCGCGGCCCTGGTTCGAGCGGCTCGACCTGACCGGGCTGGAGCGGCGCCGCTCCGGGGAGCTGTCCGGCGGCCAGGCGCAACGGGTCGCACTGGCCCGCGGCCTGGTCGCCCGGCCCGGCGCGCTGTTCGCCGACGAGCCGACCGGCGCCCTCGATTCGCTGACCGGCGAGCAGGTCATGGACCTCCTGGTCTCCTCGGCCCGCGACGAGGGCACGACGGTCGTGCTCGTCACCCACGACGCTCGGGTCGCCGCGTACGCCGACCGGCAGGTCATCGTGCGCGACGGCAAGGTGAACGCGCTGGTGTCCGCATGA
- a CDS encoding RNA polymerase sigma factor codes for MGESDARRTVEAVWRMESARVVAGIAALVRDVGLAEELAQDALVAALEQWPRDGVPANPGAWLTTVGKRRAIDMLRRTQTQQRTLAELGRDLDEQVTPDFDAALDEHIEDDLLRLIFVACHPILSPIARAALTLRLVGGLTTGEIARAFLTTEPTVGQRITRAKQTLAAAKIPFEVPGPAERADRLDSVLEVVYLIFNEGYSATAGDDWMRPTLCQEALRLVRLLQGLMPDDPEVHGLAALLEIQASRTRARTGPDGTPILLNDQDRSRWDQWLIRRGLAALDRARTDHPGPYALQAEIAACHARARTPEETDWARIATLYAELARLVPSPVVELNRAVAVAQADGPAAGLELARELESEPALAGYHLLPSVVGDLLFKLGRHAEARAEFERAAALTGNARERALLLDRAAACGS; via the coding sequence ATGGGGGAGTCCGACGCGCGGCGCACCGTCGAGGCGGTGTGGCGGATGGAGTCCGCCCGGGTCGTGGCCGGCATCGCGGCCCTGGTCCGCGACGTCGGCCTGGCCGAGGAGCTCGCCCAGGACGCCCTCGTCGCCGCGCTGGAGCAGTGGCCACGAGACGGCGTCCCGGCCAACCCGGGAGCCTGGCTGACCACCGTCGGCAAACGCCGGGCCATCGACATGCTGCGCCGCACCCAGACCCAGCAGCGCACGCTCGCCGAACTCGGTCGCGACCTCGACGAGCAGGTCACCCCCGACTTCGACGCCGCCCTCGACGAGCACATCGAGGACGACCTGCTGCGGCTGATCTTCGTGGCCTGCCACCCGATCCTGTCGCCGATCGCCCGCGCCGCGCTCACCCTGCGGCTGGTCGGCGGCCTCACCACCGGCGAGATCGCCCGCGCCTTCCTCACCACCGAACCCACCGTCGGGCAGCGGATCACCCGCGCCAAGCAGACCCTCGCCGCCGCGAAGATCCCGTTCGAGGTGCCCGGCCCGGCCGAGCGGGCCGACCGCCTCGACTCGGTCCTCGAGGTCGTCTACCTCATCTTCAACGAGGGCTACTCGGCCACCGCCGGCGACGACTGGATGCGCCCCACCCTCTGCCAGGAGGCGCTGCGCCTGGTCCGGCTGCTCCAGGGGCTCATGCCGGACGACCCCGAGGTGCACGGGCTCGCCGCGCTGCTGGAGATCCAGGCGTCCCGCACCCGCGCCCGCACCGGCCCCGACGGCACGCCGATCCTCCTCAACGACCAGGACCGCAGCCGCTGGGATCAGTGGCTCATCCGGCGCGGCCTCGCCGCCCTCGACCGGGCCCGCACCGACCACCCCGGCCCGTACGCCCTCCAGGCCGAGATCGCCGCCTGCCACGCGCGGGCGCGTACCCCGGAGGAGACCGACTGGGCGCGGATCGCCACCCTCTACGCGGAGCTGGCCCGGCTCGTGCCCTCGCCCGTGGTGGAGCTGAACCGGGCCGTCGCCGTCGCCCAGGCCGACGGGCCCGCGGCCGGCCTGGAACTGGCCCGGGAGCTGGAGTCCGAGCCGGCGCTGGCCGGCTACCACCTGCTGCCCAGCGTGGTCGGCGACCTGCTGTTCAAGCTGGGCCGGCACGCGGAGGCGCGGGCCGAGTTCGAGCGGGCGGCCGCGCTCACCGGCAACGCCCGCGAGCGGGCTCTGTTGCTCGACCGGGCCGCCGCCTGCGGCTCGTAA
- a CDS encoding DUF998 domain-containing protein yields the protein MTSTTLTRAGTARGVSTTTLLAAGAAAGPLFLGLGLAQAFTRDGFDLSRQPLSLLALGEHGWLQIANFVVSGLLALAGAAGFRRALRGGPAGTWGPALVAVLGVGLIVAGLLRADPSMGWPAGAPEGNPETMSWHSYGHGVGAMLSFGSLTVACLVFARRFGRVGALSSILVAVATVAVMAWPDQSSMSVRMVLGSALVFGWLTAVSLHMITERKH from the coding sequence ATGACCAGTACGACGCTCACCCGGGCCGGGACCGCACGGGGGGTCTCGACCACCACCCTGCTGGCCGCGGGCGCCGCGGCCGGGCCGCTGTTCCTCGGCCTGGGCCTCGCCCAGGCGTTCACCCGCGACGGCTTCGACCTGAGCCGGCAGCCGCTCAGCCTGCTCGCCCTCGGTGAGCACGGCTGGCTCCAGATCGCCAACTTCGTCGTCTCCGGGCTGCTGGCCCTCGCCGGGGCGGCCGGCTTCCGCCGGGCGCTGCGCGGCGGGCCCGCCGGGACGTGGGGGCCGGCGCTGGTCGCGGTGCTCGGCGTCGGGCTGATCGTCGCCGGGTTGCTCCGCGCCGACCCGAGCATGGGCTGGCCGGCCGGCGCGCCGGAGGGCAACCCCGAGACGATGAGCTGGCACTCCTACGGCCACGGGGTCGGGGCGATGCTCTCGTTCGGCTCGCTCACCGTCGCCTGCCTGGTCTTCGCCCGCCGCTTCGGGCGGGTGGGCGCGCTGTCGTCGATCCTCGTCGCCGTGGCGACGGTCGCCGTCATGGCCTGGCCCGATCAGAGCAGCATGAGCGTCCGGATGGTGCTCGGCTCGGCCCTGGTCTTCGGTTGGCTCACCGCGGTTTCCCTGCACATGATCACCGAGAGGAAGCACTGA
- a CDS encoding PadR family transcriptional regulator: MSVPMTLLGLLEREPSHGYDLKRDYDAFFSRGKPLPFGQVYATLSRLARDGKIVIGEVEPGVGPERKRYVITERGATEVESWLTEPVPAEPNLQTVLFTKVVLALMLGRPAEEYLDRQRAAHLGRMKELTDIKRSGSLVDAMLADHGLFHLEADLHWIDTTAARLDALAKEVRG, encoded by the coding sequence ATGAGCGTTCCCATGACCCTCCTTGGCCTGCTCGAACGGGAGCCCAGCCACGGCTACGACCTCAAGCGCGACTACGACGCCTTCTTCAGCCGGGGGAAGCCACTGCCGTTCGGGCAGGTCTACGCGACCCTGAGCCGGCTCGCCCGCGACGGCAAGATCGTGATCGGCGAGGTCGAGCCGGGCGTCGGCCCGGAGCGCAAGCGCTACGTGATCACCGAGCGGGGCGCCACCGAGGTCGAGTCGTGGCTGACCGAGCCGGTCCCGGCCGAGCCGAACCTGCAGACGGTCCTGTTCACCAAGGTCGTGCTGGCGCTCATGCTCGGCCGGCCCGCCGAGGAGTACCTCGACCGCCAGCGCGCCGCCCACCTGGGCCGGATGAAGGAACTCACCGACATCAAGCGCTCCGGCTCGCTGGTCGACGCCATGCTCGCCGACCACGGCCTGTTCCACCTCGAAGCCGACCTGCACTGGATCGACACCACGGCCGCCCGGCTGGACGCGCTCGCCAAGGAGGTACGGGGATGA
- a CDS encoding AraC family transcriptional regulator: protein MLERLNQAMDHLERHLDQPLDVAGLARIACTSEHHFRRLFSVLAGMPLSEYVRRRRLTVAGAEVLAGETSLLDVAVRWGYGSNEAFARAFRAVHGVGPAEARRTGAVLRSQPRMSFRLVIEGSTSMDYRIVTKDAFTLAGVKARVPLVHEGMNPHIVAFIKGLDPAVVRRIEALSDQEPGGIVNVSDDLAGSRAEGTELDYWHAVVTGGDVPADLDRLPVAAGSWAVFTVSGAFPQAVQYLWRDVFTQWFPSNPYESRPGPEISKVRVSADGKTADAELWISVRQIAAAARDR, encoded by the coding sequence GTGCTGGAGCGGCTGAACCAGGCCATGGACCATCTCGAACGCCACCTCGACCAACCGCTCGACGTGGCCGGGCTGGCCCGGATCGCCTGCACGTCGGAGCACCACTTCCGGCGGCTGTTCTCGGTCCTGGCCGGGATGCCGCTGTCGGAGTACGTGCGCCGTCGCCGGCTCACCGTGGCCGGGGCCGAGGTCCTCGCGGGCGAGACCTCGCTGCTCGACGTGGCGGTCCGCTGGGGGTACGGCTCGAACGAGGCGTTCGCCCGGGCGTTCCGCGCGGTGCACGGGGTCGGCCCGGCCGAGGCCCGGCGCACCGGGGCGGTGCTGCGGTCGCAGCCCCGGATGTCCTTCCGGCTCGTCATCGAAGGGAGCACCAGCATGGACTACCGGATCGTGACCAAGGACGCCTTCACCCTCGCCGGGGTGAAGGCCCGGGTGCCACTGGTCCACGAGGGGATGAACCCGCACATCGTGGCGTTCATCAAGGGCCTCGACCCGGCGGTGGTACGCCGCATCGAGGCGCTGTCCGACCAGGAGCCGGGCGGCATCGTCAACGTCAGCGACGACCTGGCCGGCTCCCGGGCCGAGGGCACCGAGTTGGACTACTGGCACGCGGTGGTGACCGGCGGGGACGTGCCGGCGGACCTCGACCGGCTGCCGGTGGCGGCGGGCTCGTGGGCGGTGTTCACCGTGTCGGGGGCGTTCCCGCAGGCGGTGCAGTACCTGTGGCGGGACGTGTTCACCCAGTGGTTCCCGTCCAACCCGTATGAGAGCCGCCCCGGGCCGGAGATCTCGAAGGTGCGGGTGTCGGCGGACGGGAAGACCGCCGACGCCGAGCTGTGGATCTCGGTGCGTCAGATCGCTGCGGCGGCCCGGGACAGGTAG